A window of the Brassica napus cultivar Da-Ae chromosome C5, Da-Ae, whole genome shotgun sequence genome harbors these coding sequences:
- the LOC125587106 gene encoding uncharacterized protein LOC125587106, with protein sequence MEQGKTQAQTLRTRDIVCYKCQGKGHYARDFPNKRVMVLKGDGEYESQDEAETAAVISDEEVTDYPETGELLVTRRALSTLFDPETIQRENIFHTRCSIDHKVCSLIIDGGSCTNVASKYLVDKLGLVKTAHPRPYRLKWLNDETELKIAEQVVVSFGIGKYHDQVKCDVVPMQAGHILLGRPWQFDKETLHHGRTNIYSFTHNNKKHSLAPLSPQEIHDMQKAMAQSSQEGCFAGFEAPEVPDVVQDLMGRYKDVFPDEIPAGLPPVCGIEHQIDLVPGTPLPNRAAYRVNPEEAKELERQVQDLMDKGYIRESLSPCAEGDEWKTAFKTKQGLYEWLVMPFGLTNAPSTFMRLMNEVLRPYISKFMVVYFDDILIYSRSLTEHLGHLEQGLKVDEEKIKAIQDWPTPTTIEHVRSFHGLASFYRRFVKDFSTIAAPMTSVIKKNVSFTWGPAQ encoded by the exons ATGGAGCAGGGTAAGACTCAAGCCCAAACTTTGCGTACTCGTGACATTGTTTGTTATAAGTGTCAGGGCAAGGGACACTACGCCCGGGATTTCCCAAACAAACGAGTAATGGTCCTAAAGGGGGATGGCGAGTATGAATCCCAAGATGAGGCAGAGACCGCAGCCGTGATCTCGGATGAGGAAGTGACCGACTACCCAGAGACAGGCGAGCTACTAGTGACCCGGAGAGCTCTTAGCAccctctttgatccagaaaccaTCCAGCGGGAGAACATCTTTCACACAAGATGTAGTATTGATCACAAGGTATGTAGCTTGATCATTGATGGTGGTTCTTGTACTAACGTGGCTAGCAAGTATCTTGTTGATAAGTTGGGATTAGTCAAAACTGCCCATCCTCGGCCATACCGTCTCAAATGGCTCAATGACGAGACTGAGCTTAAGATTGCCGAACAAGTTGTTGTATCCTTCGGTATTGGCAAGTATCATGACCAGGTCAAGTGTGATGTTGTACCCATGCAAGCCGGCCATATACTTCTAGGAAGGCcatggcagtttgacaaggagactctTCACCATGGGCGTACCAACATCTATAGCTTcacccacaacaacaagaagcacagcctagcACCTCTCAGCCCCCAAGAAATTCATGACATGCAGAAGGCCATGGCACAGTCCAGCCAG gaaggatgttttgcaggttttgaggCTCCTGAAGTACCAGATGTAGTGCAAGACCTCATGGGACGTTACAAGGATGTCTTTCCTGATGAGATCCCAGCCGGCTTACCCCCTGTCTGTGGCATAGAACATCAGATCGACCTTGTACCCGGCACGCCCCTACCAAACCGAGCTGCTTACCGTGTCAACCCCGAGGAGGCTAAGGAGTTGGAGCGGcaggtccaagacctcatggacaaAGGCTACATCCGCGAGAGCCTTAGCCCCTGTGCG gaaggagatgaatggaaaaccgCCTTCAAGACCAAACAAGGACTGtacgagtggctggtgatgccatttggccttaccaacgcccctagcacATTCATGAGGCTTATGAACGAGGTCCTCCGACCTTACATTAGTAAATTCATGGTTGTGTATTTTGATGACATCCTGATTTACAGCAGGTCTTTAACTGAACACCTTGGGCATctagaacag GGCCTGAAGGTTGAcgaggagaagatcaaggcgatACAAGACTGGCCGACCCCGACCACGATCGAACATGTCCGCAGCTTCCATGGACTGGCCAGTTTCTATCGACGatttgtgaaggatttcagTACCATCGCCGCCCCAATGAcctccgtgatcaagaagaatgtatccttTACTTGGGGTCCTGCCCAATAG